The segment GGAGTGCAGTGCGTACAGGACACCAGTGTCTGAATTGATGGAGACGTAGGAGGAAAGGGGCACGCCCTGGTGGGTGTCCTCAGCTAGGGAGTAAGTGACTTGGGCGTTTTTGTCACTGTCGGGGTCGTGGGCAATCACAGACGCGATAGAGGCCCCTCTAGGGTTATTCTCCGGGATGTAGGCCCAGTATGAAGTCTGAAGGAAAACGGGCGGGTTGTCGTTCGTGTCTGCTACGTTCAGCGAGAGGTGAGTTTCGGTTGTCAGGGGTGGACTTCCCCTGTCGGTGGCGGTCACTGTGATATTGTAACTAGGAACCTGTTCTCGGTCTAGGACTGCATCTGTGACTAAACTATAGTAGTTTCCGTATGATTTTTCTAACTTAAAAGGCAGATTCTCTTGGATGGAACAGATTACCTGTCCATTTTCCCCAGAATCTTggtcatttacatttaaaagggCTATTAACGTCCCTCGGGGAGAGTTTTCTGGAACAGAGCTGGTGAGGGATGTGATGGCTACTTCAGGGGCATTGTCATTCACGTCCAGAACTGTGACCAGGACCTTGGCCCTTGCAGAATATCCCGCATTATCTGTTGCTTGGACTTCCATCTCGTAGAACCCCGATTCTTCATGGTTCAGCTCCCCTATTGTTGATATTGTCCCCAAATTACTGTCTAGCTTGAAAACTTTAGCTGCCTTGTCATCCACATACCGGAAGGAATAGATCACTTCCGCATTGGCGCCTTCGTCCGGGTCGGTGGCGTTGACCAGCAGCAGCTGAGTGCCCACAGCCACGTTCTCCCGCACACTCACGCGGTACTCGGACCGAGCAAACGTGGGTGCGTTGTCGTTCGCATCCACAACCATCACGCGGATGCGCGCGGTGCCAGAGCGAACCGGATCTCCCGCGTCGGAAGCGGTGAGGACTAGGAGGTGAGCGGCCTTTTCCTCCCGGTCCAGCGAGCTCTCCAGCACCAATTCTGGGTACTTGTTACCATCAGCTCCGTTCTGCACTTCGAGCGAGAAGTGAGCATTCGGGCTGAGCTGGTAGCTCTGAAGAGAGTTCTTCCCGATATCTGGATCCCAGGCGTGGGGAAGAGGGAACCGCATCCCAGCAGCGGCGTTTTcgctcatttttatttctaattcacTTTCTCGGAAGTAGGGAGCGTTGTCGTTAATGTCCCTCACTTCTACTTCTACTCCGTATATTTTCCCTATATCTTCCATCAGAATCTCTAGATTTAACTGACACTTGATGGACCCCAGACACAGCTCCTCCCGGTCTATCCTGCCCGCGGTCACCAAGCTGCCGCTTCGAGGGTTTAGAGCAAAAAGTTGAGCCCTACCTCTGGAGACGATGCGGACCCCTCGCTCCGCCAGCTCGCGTGGCTCCAGCCCCAGATCCTTGGAGATGTCGCCCACCCTAgatcctttctccagctcctcggGAACTGAATAGCGTATCTGGGTGGATCCGGTTTCCCACAGCATCCCGAGGAGGACTCCCAAGAAGACCAGCCCTTTGCAGTCCTCGGGCCACCGTTGCATGGGGATCATTGCCAGCTGAGGATTATTTCCAATTCTGACTCTGACCACTTAAACCAGAATCCGCTTTTGAAGCCTTGGAGCACGACAGTTAGGAGGTGGGACTAGCTCCTCCAGGCCAGTTTGCTCCTAGAGGTGTTTTGTCTCAATCTATCCGCATTGTGCCTTAGGCGCGAGCAAAGCGAACGTGGCTTCGCTGCCTTTTCCTCCCCGTAGGTGAACAGCGACGCTCAGAGTCCGAATCAGTTACTGCACAGTCGTGAACTCTGGGAGAGGATTTTTGGGCTGTGAACCTTAAATAGCTCCACCTACTGTTCTTCAAATGGAGATGGAAACAGAAGACTCACCAGTACTGTGCAGTTCAGTGAGCATTTTGGTTCCGTaatcccctctcccccaaattcGCTTCCTTGAATTTTTTCAgtagttgtttgtgttttcctatacttTCCAGTAACACAAACATTTCAATAGATTTCTTGAAAATTTCTAAATGGAAGAGCTATTGTAACAAGTTGGAATTTATTactgaaaaaaaattcacaattGCATGGAAACCAAACATGGGAACTGTTATGGTGCACATTATTAGATTCATATGTGAATCTAATCAATCACTGAAGATTATTAACACCTTTAGAGTAAGCGGAAAGATTCCAACCTGCATCAACTTAAACTGGAGATAGTACTATACAATTATACAGATGTATTGTGTTGCAAAAAAGGCATTTAGTGTTGAGAAAGacttaggaaaagaaaattagtAATCTGAAGAATACTATGAACTTTCCTTCTCCTGGGTAGTTTTGAAAATCGAGAACTACTGGCCATACTTTTAGAAGTACACCAAAATGTAGAAAAGAGTTTAGGAGACGATTGCCTGTACATATTTCATGTGACTAGAAACTGTATTTGAGAGCAAGCACTTTTTGGTGACAGTGGGCCCTAGTGATACCGGTGCTTAAGTATAAACTCTAACTGAGTTACCCTTCAGTCTCTGGTAGCCATCAAATAAGATTAGAAGAAAACTTGCTTGTAAGACATAAAAGTGAGATTAAAAGAACCCCTGCTATATCTGAATATTACCACCAAGTTATTATCACATAATTTGAAAacttttgtatatattatttCCCAGTTTataactaataaagaaaaagatcaaGATATTGATTTCCCAAGAAACTACCACAGAAAGACGAAAGTATAGCTCAGCGAAAATATTTGAGTAGGACCACGGAGCCTTCAGCCTGCGaaggtgcctgctgccaagcTTAACTGAATCTGAGTTCCATTTCTGAGACCCACGTGGTAGAAATAGAGACACCCGACTcccaaaggttgtc is part of the Apodemus sylvaticus chromosome 13, mApoSyl1.1, whole genome shotgun sequence genome and harbors:
- the LOC127663694 gene encoding protocadherin gamma-A12 isoform X6, producing the protein MIPMQRWPEDCKGLVFLGVLLGMLWETGSTQIRYSVPEELEKGSRVGDISKDLGLEPRELAERGVRIVSRGRAQLFALNPRSGSLVTAGRIDREELCLGSIKCQLNLEILMEDIGKIYGVEVEVRDINDNAPYFRESELEIKMSENAAAGMRFPLPHAWDPDIGKNSLQSYQLSPNAHFSLEVQNGADGNKYPELVLESSLDREEKAAHLLVLTASDAGDPVRSGTARIRVMVVDANDNAPTFARSEYRVSVRENVAVGTQLLLVNATDPDEGANAEVIYSFRYVDDKAAKVFKLDSNLGTISTIGELNHEESGFYEMEVQATDNAGYSARAKVLVTVLDVNDNAPEVAITSLTSSVPENSPRGTLIALLNVNDQDSGENGQVICSIQENLPFKLEKSYGNYYSLVTDAVLDREQVPSYNITVTATDRGSPPLTTETHLSLNVADTNDNPPVFLQTSYWAYIPENNPRGASIASVIAHDPDSDKNAQVTYSLAEDTHQGVPLSSYVSINSDTGVLYALHSFDYEQFPDLQLRVMARDSGDPPLSSNVSLSLFVLDQNDNAPEILYPTLPTDGSTGVELAPRSAEPGYLVTKVVAVDRDSGQNAWLSYRLLKASEPGLFSVGLHTGEVSTARALVDRDALKQNLVVSVQDHGQPPLSATVTLTVAIADSIPDVLADLDNLESPSTSETSDFTLYLVVAVAAVSTVFLVFVLVLLALRLRRWHSLRLLRAAGPGLADVAASHFVGVDGVQAFLQTYSHEVSLTAGSRKSHLIFPQPNYADTLISQESCEKTEPLLPSGDSVFSKDNHAFIQQAPPNTDWRFSQAQRPGTSGSQNGDETGTWPNNQFDTEMLQAMILASASEAADGSSTLGGGAGTMGLSARYGPQFTLQHVPDYRQNVYIPGSNATLTNAAGKRDGKAPAGGNGNKKKSGKKEKK